From the Cervus elaphus chromosome 20, mCerEla1.1, whole genome shotgun sequence genome, one window contains:
- the LEPROT gene encoding leptin receptor gene-related protein — protein sequence MAGVKALVALSFSGAIGLTFLMLGCALEDYGVYWPLFVLIFHAISPIPHFIAKRATYDSDATSSACRELAYFFTTGIVVSAFGFPVILARVSVIKWGACGLVLAGNAVIFLTIQGFFLVFGRGDDFSWEQW from the exons ctctTGTGGCATTATCTTTCAGTGGGGCTATTGGGCTGACTTTTCTGATGCTGGGATGTGCCTTAGAGGATTATGG CGTTTACTGGCCTTTGTTTGTCCTGATTTTCCACGCCATCTCTCCCATCCCCCATTTCATTGCCAAACGAGCAACATATGACTCCGATGCAACAAGTAGTGCCTGTCGGGAACTGGCTTATTTTTTCACTACAGGAATTGTTGTTTCTGCCTTTGGATTTCCTGTTATTCTTGCTCGTGTGTCTGTG ATCAAATGGGGAGCCTGTGGCCTGGTGCTGGCAGGCAATGCAGTGATTTTCCTTACAATTCAAGGTTTCTTCCTTGTATTTGGAAGAGGAGATGATTTTAGCTGGGAGCAGTGGTAG